A region of Neovison vison isolate M4711 chromosome 7, ASM_NN_V1, whole genome shotgun sequence DNA encodes the following proteins:
- the POLR2L gene encoding DNA-directed RNA polymerases I, II, and III subunit RPABC5 produces MIIPVRCFTCGKIVGNKWEAYLGLLQAEYTEGDALDALGLKRYCCRRMLLAHVDLIEKLLNYAPLEK; encoded by the exons atgATCATCCCGGTGCGCTGCTTCACCTGCGGGAAGATCGTCGGCAACAAGTGGGAGGCCTACCTGGGGCTGCTGCAGGCCGAGTACACCGAGGG GGATGCCCTGGACGCGCTTGGCCTGAAGCGTTACTGCTGCCGCCGCATGCTGCTGGCGCACGTGGACCTGATCGAGAAGCTGCTCAACTACGCGCCCCTGGAGAAGTGA
- the TSPAN4 gene encoding tetraspanin-4: MARGCLQGVKFLMFAFNLLFWLGGCGILGVGIWLAATQGNFATLSSSFPSLSAANLLIVTGTFIMAIGFVGCIGAIKENKCLLLTFFVMLLLVFLLEATITILFFAYTDKIDRYAQQDLKKGLHLYGTPGNVGLTNAWSIIQTDFRCCGVSNYTDWFEVYNATRVPDSCCLEFSESCGLHAPGTWWKAPCYETVKMWLQENLLAVGIFGLCTALVQILGLTFAMTMYCQVVKADTYCA; the protein is encoded by the exons ATGGCGCGCGGCTGCCTCCAGGGCGTCAAGTTCCTCATGTTCGCCTTCAACCTGCTCTTCTGG CTGGGAGGCTGTGGCATCCTTGGTGTCGGCATCTGGCTGGCGGCCACGCAGGGGAACTTCGCCAccctgtcttcctccttcccGTCCCTGTCGGCCGCCAACCTGCTTATCGTTACCGGCACCTTCATCATGGCCATCGGCTTCGTGGGCTGCATCGGGGCCATCAAGGAGAACAAGTGCCTCTTGCTCACC TTCTTCGTGATGCTGCTGCTGGTGTTCCTGCTGGAGGCCACCATCACCATCTTGTTCTTCGCCTACACTGACAAG ATCGACAGGTACGCCCAGCAGGACCTAAAGAAGGGTCTGCACCTGTACGGGACCCCAGGCAACGTGGGCCTCACCAACGCCTGGAGCATCATCCAGACCGAC TTTCGCTGCTGTGGGGTCTCCAACTACACTGACTGGTTCGAGGTCTACAACGCCACCCGCGTGCCCGACTCCTGCTGCCTGGAGTTCAGCGAGAGCTGCGGCCTTCACGCACCCGGCACCTGGTGGAAGGCG CCCTGTTACGAGACCGTGAAGATGTGGCTCCAGGAGAACCTTCTGGCTGTGGGTATCTTTGGGCTGTGCACGGCACTGGTACAG ATCCTGGGTCTGACCTTCGCTATGACCATGTACTGTCAGGTGGTGAAGGCGGACACCTACTGTGCGTAG